Proteins encoded together in one Coffea arabica cultivar ET-39 chromosome 2c, Coffea Arabica ET-39 HiFi, whole genome shotgun sequence window:
- the LOC113725013 gene encoding large ribosomal subunit protein eL36y-like, translating to MAPKQPNTGLFVGLNRGHVVTKKELAPRPSDRKGKTSKRVHFVRNLIREVAGLAPYEKRITELLKVGKDKRALKVAKRKLGTHKRAKKKREEMSNVVRKMRAAGGGEKKK from the exons ATGGCTCCGAAGCAGCCAAATACAGGGCTATTTGTGGGACTGAACAGGGGTCATGTTGTCACCAAGAAGGAATTGGCTCCCCGCCCTTCTGATAGGAAAGGG AAAACAAGCAAAAGAGTGCACTTTGTCAGAAACCTCATAAGGGAAGTTGCTGGACTTGCGCCATATGAGAAAAGAATTACTGAGCTTCTTAAAGTTGGAAAGGACAAGCGTGCTTTGAAGGTAGCTAAGAGAAAGTTGGGCACTCACAAGAGGGCAAAGAAGAAGAGGGAGGAAATGTCTAATGTTGTCCGCAAGATGAG GGCTGCTGGAGGTGGTGAAAAGAAGAAGTGA